A window from Seriola aureovittata isolate HTS-2021-v1 ecotype China chromosome 14, ASM2101889v1, whole genome shotgun sequence encodes these proteins:
- the tasp1 gene encoding threonine aspartase 1 translates to MIGLSSYAGVMESVMNSAEEQQPSSPLANAWSKKQDSSKNQKTKGVGGFVLVHAGAGYHSESKAKEYKHVCKRACQRAVDQLKAGALAVEAVAAALVELEDSPFTNAGMGSNLNLSGEIECDASIMDGKSLHYGAVGAISGIKNPVLVANRLLSEAQKGKLSAGRIPPCFLVGLGAHDWAVSHGIPPCPSEKMATKFSLSAYKRNKRKMELAEKMDMGHNQTKKRRQSSENENGSGCLDTVGAVVVDLEGNVAAAVSSGGLAMKHSGRVGQAAHYGCGCWAENACNMNPYSTAVSTSGCGEHLIRTMLARECSAAMQSEDAHQALLEAMQNKFISSPFLASEDRVLGGVIVLRCCRCVEAQPSQNIQGILVEFLWSHTTESMCVGYMSAQDSKAKTHISRLPPGTVPGQSLAIEGGVCRLMSVVE, encoded by the exons ATGATAGGCTTATCAAGTTATGCAGGGGTTATGGAAAGTGTAATGAATTCTGCTGAAGAACAGCAACCCTCCTCTCCCCTGGCCAACGCATGGTCCAAAAAACAGGACTCAAGCaagaatcaaaaaacaaaaggtgttGGTGGATTTGTTTTAGTGCATGCTG GAGCAGGATACCATTCTGAATCTAAGGCCAAGGAGTACAAGCATGTGTGCAAAAGAGCCTGCCAGCGA GCTGTGGACCAGCTCAAAGCTGGGGCACTTGCAGTTgaagcagtggcagcagcactGGTTGAACTTGAG GATTCTCCTTTTACAAACGCGGGCATGGGTTCCAACCTTAATTTGTCTGGAGAAATTGAATGTGATGCAAGCATCATGGACGGGAAGTCACTGCATTATGGAGCTGTAGGCGCTATTAGTG GTATTAAGAACCCAGTGTTAGTTGCAAATCGTCTACTGAGTGAAGCACAGAAAGGGAAACTATCAGCTGGCAGAATACCACCCTG ctttttagtGGGGCTAGGAGCACATGACTGGGCTGTCAGCCATGGAATACCACCGTGCCCTTCAGAGAAAATGGCCACCA agttcagtTTATCTGCGTACAAGAGGAACAAGAGAAAGATGGAACTGGCAGAGAAAATGGACATGGGACAtaatcagacaaagaaaagaagacaatCAAGTGAAAAT GAAAATGGTTCAGGGTGTCTTGACACTGTGGGAGCCGTGGTGGTAGACCTGGAAGGGAATGTAGCTGCAGCGGTGTCCAGCGGAGGCCTGGCCATGAAACATTCCGGCAGGGTTGGCCAG gCTGCTCATTATGGATGTGGCTGCTGGGCTGAAAATGCCTGTAACATGAACCCTTACTCTACAGCAGTGAGTACCTCAG GCTGTGGAGAGCATCTGATTCGCACCATGCTGGCACGGGAATGCTCTGCTGCCATGCAGTCTGAAGATGCCCACCAAGCACTGTTGGAGGCTATGCAAAACAAGTTCATCA GTTCACCCTTTCTGGCCAGCGAGGATCGTGTTTTGGGTGGAGTAATTGTCTTGCGGTGCTGCAGATGTGTGGAGGCTCAGCCTTCTCAAAATATTCAGGGTATACTGG TGGAGTTCCTATGGAGTCACACCACAGAGAGCATGTGTGTTGGCTACATGTCTGCCCAAGATAGCAAAGCAAAG ACACACATATCCAGATTACCACCCGGAACTGTTCCTGGACAGTCTTTGGCCATTGAGGGAGGAGTATGTCGACTGATGAGCGTAGTGGAGTGA